A DNA window from Sphingopyxis sp. CCNWLW2 contains the following coding sequences:
- a CDS encoding DUF3089 domain-containing protein, which yields MARKFLYIIAAIILLIVAAGVVYQLFPGWIARTAFVPSTEFKPQAAVAPNAYDDPKMWFARPGMENDPSAWRPAADGSETPGTELPGEKAAAPLIPPAKAAEAAIEAPFAKGDAAIFFIHPTSYYSRSSWNAPLEDRDSDHRANLFVQGMASAFADAGEIWAPRYRQATLGAFLAEDRVTAGKAIDSAYRDVEEAFDAFLAAQPKNKPIILAGHSQGALHLTTLLRTKIAGTPLAKRIVAAYVIGWPVSLDTDIAGLGLPACQTPEQKGCIIGWASFAEPADPAMVTGAYDGTIGFDGRPRAETRMLCTNPLTGIPDTEAPPEANIGTLKPTEGFKSGSLIAGKIGAKCDDARGFLMIGDADIAKNYVVAGYVLPGNNYHVYDITLFWANVRADALRRLATYQGKPSPVPPAAAPTPAPAAPAPTPAPKS from the coding sequence TTGGCCCGCAAATTCCTCTACATTATCGCTGCCATCATCCTGCTGATCGTCGCCGCCGGGGTCGTGTACCAGCTCTTCCCGGGCTGGATCGCACGCACCGCCTTCGTCCCCAGCACCGAATTCAAGCCGCAAGCGGCCGTCGCCCCGAACGCCTATGACGATCCCAAAATGTGGTTCGCGCGCCCCGGCATGGAAAACGACCCGTCGGCATGGCGCCCCGCCGCCGACGGCAGCGAAACCCCCGGGACCGAGCTTCCGGGAGAAAAAGCCGCCGCACCGCTGATCCCGCCCGCAAAGGCGGCCGAGGCGGCAATCGAAGCCCCCTTCGCCAAGGGCGACGCCGCGATCTTCTTCATCCACCCGACAAGCTATTACAGCCGCTCGAGCTGGAACGCCCCGCTCGAGGACCGCGATTCGGATCACCGCGCCAACCTCTTCGTGCAGGGCATGGCGAGCGCCTTTGCCGACGCGGGCGAAATCTGGGCGCCGCGTTACCGCCAGGCGACGCTCGGCGCCTTCCTCGCAGAGGACCGCGTCACCGCCGGCAAGGCGATCGATTCGGCCTATCGCGACGTCGAGGAGGCGTTCGACGCCTTCCTCGCCGCGCAGCCGAAAAACAAGCCGATCATCCTCGCGGGCCACAGCCAGGGCGCGCTGCACCTCACCACTTTACTCCGCACGAAAATCGCCGGCACCCCGCTCGCGAAGCGCATCGTCGCGGCATACGTCATCGGCTGGCCGGTCAGCCTCGACACCGACATCGCCGGTCTCGGCCTGCCCGCGTGCCAGACCCCCGAACAAAAGGGCTGCATCATCGGCTGGGCGAGTTTCGCCGAGCCCGCCGATCCCGCGATGGTCACCGGCGCCTATGACGGCACGATCGGTTTCGACGGCCGCCCGCGCGCCGAAACGCGAATGCTCTGCACCAATCCGCTCACCGGGATCCCCGATACCGAGGCGCCGCCCGAGGCGAATATCGGCACGCTCAAGCCCACCGAGGGTTTCAAGTCGGGGTCGCTGATCGCGGGCAAGATCGGCGCGAAATGCGACGACGCGCGCGGTTTCCTGATGATCGGCGATGCCGATATCGCGAAGAATTATGTCGTCGCGGGCTATGTGCTCCCCGGCAACAATTACCACGTCTACGACATCACCCTCTTCTGGGCGAACGTCCGCGCCGACGCCCTCCGCCGCCTCGCGACCTATCAGGGCAAGCCCTCGCCGGTGCCGCCGGCCGCGGCGCCGACCCCCGCTCCGGCCGCGCCTGCTCCCACTCCTGCTCCCAAATCCTGA
- a CDS encoding DUF4153 domain-containing protein translates to MTDTTAPAAPDSPARSPGVSARLDDNDLPWPLRPWIMAAICAAAGLAFHLLIDHHYDDTLADWRSALATAVAVAAVVFVLGVELRRWHWALGFALGWGTILGLIAWQTAAYNIQGNPVEWPFWSGMLAVLVATPLFQTRRDVAPDWRFWKLWQMPYARLHSHAWTDAVIGAASLAFVGITFLLTVLIGQMFKLIGINLIFDLLNDEWFGWMLAGAAFGGAVGLLRERDKLVATLQRLVMIVLAVLAPVLAVALVLFLLSLAGTGLQKLWDSGFSTAAVMMAAAAFAVLLANAVIGNGSDDRATSPVLRWAAPVLVVAVLPLAGIAFYSMHLRVIQYGWTPERIWGVIAAMIALAYGLAGVWSVVKGRRDFDDWLRPLQQKLAIGLALLALFLALPILDFGAISARDQVARLKSGATPAEKFDWAAMAFDFGPSGRAALKELERSPIKARADAAKAALTAKNRWDLTGPDGPTLLKPFAERLRVVPAERALPPEALERVSGSYMCSRAKACVAVWLDDKRIGVLGQNEPGDSLNFDFVTQNDAGQWVQGDWAKASPAKKPPVDLSKARIEVETVQQRRLSVDGVPESGTFE, encoded by the coding sequence ATGACCGACACGACCGCACCCGCCGCCCCCGATTCGCCCGCCCGATCGCCGGGCGTTTCGGCGCGCCTCGACGACAACGACCTGCCGTGGCCGCTACGCCCGTGGATCATGGCGGCGATCTGTGCTGCCGCGGGCTTGGCGTTCCATCTGCTCATCGACCATCATTATGACGACACGCTGGCCGACTGGCGTAGCGCACTGGCGACCGCGGTTGCGGTGGCGGCGGTGGTGTTCGTGCTCGGCGTCGAACTCAGGCGCTGGCATTGGGCGCTGGGGTTCGCGCTCGGCTGGGGCACGATCCTCGGGCTGATCGCGTGGCAGACGGCGGCGTATAATATTCAGGGCAATCCGGTCGAATGGCCTTTCTGGTCGGGGATGCTCGCGGTGCTCGTCGCGACGCCTTTGTTCCAGACGCGGCGCGACGTCGCGCCCGACTGGCGCTTCTGGAAACTGTGGCAGATGCCGTACGCGCGATTGCACAGCCATGCGTGGACCGATGCGGTCATCGGCGCCGCGAGCCTGGCGTTCGTCGGCATCACCTTCCTGCTGACCGTGCTGATCGGGCAGATGTTCAAGCTGATCGGGATCAACCTGATCTTCGACTTGCTCAATGACGAATGGTTCGGCTGGATGCTCGCGGGTGCGGCGTTCGGCGGCGCGGTCGGCCTACTGCGCGAGCGCGATAAGCTGGTCGCGACGTTGCAGCGGCTGGTGATGATCGTGCTTGCGGTGCTGGCGCCGGTGCTGGCTGTCGCATTGGTGCTGTTCCTGCTCTCGCTCGCGGGGACGGGGCTACAGAAATTGTGGGATTCGGGCTTTTCGACCGCGGCGGTGATGATGGCGGCGGCGGCGTTCGCGGTGCTGCTCGCCAATGCGGTGATCGGAAATGGCAGCGACGATCGTGCGACGAGCCCGGTGCTGCGCTGGGCGGCGCCGGTGCTGGTCGTCGCGGTGCTGCCGCTGGCGGGGATCGCTTTCTATTCGATGCATTTGCGCGTGATCCAATATGGGTGGACCCCTGAGCGCATCTGGGGGGTGATCGCGGCGATGATCGCGCTCGCTTATGGTTTGGCGGGCGTGTGGTCGGTGGTGAAGGGGCGGCGCGATTTCGACGACTGGCTGCGGCCATTGCAGCAGAAGCTGGCGATCGGGCTGGCGTTGCTCGCGCTGTTCCTGGCGCTGCCGATCCTCGATTTCGGGGCGATTTCGGCGCGCGATCAGGTGGCGCGGTTGAAAAGCGGAGCGACGCCGGCCGAGAAATTCGACTGGGCGGCGATGGCGTTCGATTTCGGGCCGAGCGGCCGGGCGGCGCTGAAGGAGCTCGAGCGTTCGCCCATCAAGGCTCGCGCCGATGCGGCGAAGGCGGCGCTGACGGCGAAGAATCGTTGGGATTTGACGGGGCCTGACGGTCCGACCCTGCTCAAGCCCTTTGCCGAGCGGCTGCGCGTCGTTCCGGCGGAGCGGGCGTTGCCGCCCGAGGCACTCGAGCGCGTGTCGGGCAGCTACATGTGCAGCCGCGCGAAGGCGTGCGTCGCGGTGTGGCTCGACGACAAGCGGATCGGCGTACTCGGGCAGAACGAGCCGGGCGATTCGCTCAATTTCGATTTCGTGACGCAGAATGATGCCGGGCAATGGGTGCAGGGCGATTGGGCGAAGGCGTCGCCGGCCAAAAAGCCGCCGGTCGACCTGTCGAAGGCGCGGATCGAGGTCGAGACGGTGCAGCAACGCCGCCTGTCGGTGGACGGGGTGCCGGAATCCGGCACTTTCGAGTAG
- the gatC gene encoding Asp-tRNA(Asn)/Glu-tRNA(Gln) amidotransferase subunit GatC: MSIDQATVRKIASLARIAISDAEAAAMEGELNGILGWVEQLGEVDVTGVEPMTAVIPNHLRLRDDVVDADPLTGGGRRDDVLANAPAPQHGFFGVPKVIE, encoded by the coding sequence ATGTCAATCGATCAGGCAACAGTAAGGAAAATCGCGTCGCTGGCGCGCATCGCGATCAGCGATGCCGAAGCCGCCGCGATGGAAGGCGAATTGAACGGCATCTTGGGCTGGGTCGAACAACTCGGCGAGGTCGATGTGACCGGGGTCGAGCCGATGACCGCGGTGATCCCGAACCATCTGCGGCTGCGCGACGATGTCGTCGATGCCGACCCGCTGACCGGCGGCGGCCGCCGTGACGACGTGCTCGCGAATGCGCCCGCGCCGCAGCACGGCTTCTTTGGTGTTCCCAAGGTGATCGAATAA
- the gatA gene encoding Asp-tRNA(Asn)/Glu-tRNA(Gln) amidotransferase subunit GatA: MTDLTNLTVAQIRDGHRAGDFSAVEVAEAFNANVAGAKALNAFIVETPEHAIAAAKAADADRAAGTLKPLSGVPIGMKDLFATNGVQTTAASHMLEGFVPRYESTVSAKLWDAGCGMLGKLNLDQFAMGSSNETSYFGNVISPWKRNDGGNAALAPGGSSGGSSSAIAARLCPAATGTDTGGSIRQPAAFVGISGIKPTYGRCSRWGIVAFASSLDQAGPMARDVKDCAIMLENMAGFDPKDATSLDMAVPNWEAALSSDLKGKKVGIPKEYRLEGIDPDIDAMWDAGIAMLKDAGAEVVEISLPHTKYALPAYYIIAPAEASSNLARYDGVRYGLRDLPQGAGLQDMYAATRADGFGPEVKRRIMIGTYVLSAGFYDAYYTQAQKVRTLIARDFEQAFGVCDVILAPTAPSAAFGLGEKTADPLSMYLNDVFAVPASLAGLPAMSVPAALNREGLPLGLQIIGKAFDEQGVLNAGLAIEERAGFTARAEKWW, encoded by the coding sequence ATGACCGATCTTACGAATCTTACCGTTGCGCAGATCCGCGACGGGCACCGCGCGGGCGATTTCAGCGCCGTCGAGGTCGCCGAGGCGTTCAACGCCAATGTCGCCGGCGCGAAGGCGCTCAATGCGTTTATCGTCGAGACGCCCGAGCATGCGATCGCTGCGGCGAAAGCGGCCGATGCCGATCGTGCTGCGGGGACGCTGAAGCCCCTGTCGGGCGTGCCGATCGGGATGAAGGACCTGTTCGCGACGAACGGCGTCCAGACGACCGCGGCGAGCCATATGCTCGAAGGCTTTGTCCCGCGCTATGAATCGACCGTGTCGGCTAAGCTGTGGGACGCGGGTTGCGGGATGCTCGGCAAGCTGAACCTCGACCAGTTCGCGATGGGGTCGTCGAACGAGACGAGCTATTTCGGCAATGTGATCAGCCCGTGGAAGCGCAACGACGGCGGCAATGCCGCGCTCGCGCCGGGCGGGTCGTCGGGCGGGTCGTCGTCGGCGATCGCCGCGCGGCTGTGCCCCGCGGCGACGGGGACCGACACCGGCGGATCGATCCGCCAGCCCGCGGCTTTCGTGGGGATCAGCGGGATCAAGCCGACCTATGGCCGCTGCTCGCGCTGGGGCATTGTGGCCTTCGCAAGCTCGCTCGATCAGGCGGGGCCGATGGCGCGCGACGTCAAGGACTGCGCGATCATGCTCGAAAATATGGCGGGCTTCGATCCGAAGGACGCGACGAGCCTCGACATGGCGGTGCCCAATTGGGAAGCGGCTTTGTCGAGCGATCTCAAGGGCAAGAAGGTTGGTATTCCCAAGGAGTATCGGCTTGAGGGTATCGATCCCGACATCGACGCGATGTGGGATGCGGGCATCGCGATGCTGAAGGATGCGGGGGCCGAGGTCGTCGAGATCAGCCTGCCGCACACGAAATATGCGCTGCCGGCTTACTACATCATCGCGCCGGCCGAGGCGTCGTCGAACCTCGCGCGCTATGACGGCGTGCGTTATGGTTTGCGCGATCTGCCGCAGGGCGCGGGGTTGCAGGACATGTACGCCGCAACGCGCGCCGACGGCTTCGGGCCCGAGGTCAAGCGCCGCATAATGATCGGCACCTATGTGCTGTCGGCGGGCTTTTACGACGCCTATTATACGCAGGCGCAGAAGGTGCGGACGCTGATCGCGCGCGATTTCGAACAGGCGTTCGGGGTGTGCGACGTGATCCTCGCGCCGACCGCGCCGTCGGCGGCGTTCGGGTTGGGCGAAAAGACCGCGGATCCGTTGTCGATGTACCTCAACGACGTGTTTGCGGTGCCCGCGAGCCTCGCCGGACTGCCCGCGATGTCGGTGCCCGCGGCGCTGAACCGCGAAGGGCTGCCGCTGGGGCTGCAGATCATCGGCAAGGCATTCGACGAGCAGGGCGTGCTCAACGCCGGGCTGGCTAT